From one Tsukamurella tyrosinosolvens genomic stretch:
- the rraA gene encoding ribonuclease E activity regulator RraA, translating into MSDVQFTPTADLVDEIGPDVRSCDTQFRQFGGRKQFAGEVVTVRCFQDNALLKSILGEPGEGRVLVIDGSDENGVPSLHTALVGDLIAELGRGNGWAGIVAYGAVRDAAVIGTLDIGVKALGTNPRKSTKTAEGQRDIPLTFGGVTFTPGDVLFSDDDGIVLR; encoded by the coding sequence ATGAGCGACGTGCAGTTCACCCCCACCGCGGACCTGGTCGACGAGATCGGCCCCGACGTGCGCAGCTGCGACACGCAGTTCCGCCAGTTCGGCGGCCGCAAGCAGTTCGCCGGCGAGGTCGTCACCGTCAGGTGCTTCCAGGACAACGCGCTGCTCAAGTCGATCCTGGGCGAGCCCGGTGAGGGCCGCGTGCTGGTCATCGACGGCTCCGACGAGAACGGCGTCCCGTCGCTGCACACCGCGCTGGTCGGCGACCTCATCGCCGAGCTCGGCCGCGGCAACGGCTGGGCCGGCATCGTGGCCTACGGCGCGGTCCGCGACGCCGCCGTGATCGGCACGCTGGACATCGGCGTCAAGGCGCTCGGCACCAACCCGCGCAAGTCCACCAAGACCGCCGAGGGGCAGCGCGACATCCCGCTCACCTTCGGCGGCGTGACGTTCACCCCGGGCGATGTGCTCTTCAGCGACGACGACGGAATCGTGCTCCGCTAG
- a CDS encoding DUF937 domain-containing protein, which yields MSDLDDLIKSIPLADIAAQLGVSEDVASEAVNQTVPTLLAGLQAQDTTEAPADLAQAADNGDGQQIVSSLFGEKTDDVAAAAAAPLSSGVTDGLVKQLLPILAPIVISFVMKKLTSGGAAAPQQEQAPAPQQQSGGDVLGSILGNMLGGGNQQAGGNAAGNVLGSILGGLLKGK from the coding sequence GTGTCCGATCTCGACGACCTGATCAAGTCCATCCCGCTCGCGGATATCGCCGCCCAGCTCGGCGTCTCGGAGGACGTCGCCTCGGAGGCCGTCAACCAGACGGTGCCGACCCTGCTCGCCGGCCTCCAGGCGCAGGACACCACCGAGGCCCCCGCCGATCTCGCCCAGGCCGCCGACAACGGCGACGGCCAGCAGATCGTCTCCAGCCTGTTCGGCGAGAAGACCGACGACGTGGCCGCCGCGGCCGCCGCGCCGCTGTCCTCCGGCGTCACCGACGGCCTGGTCAAGCAGCTGCTCCCGATCCTCGCGCCCATCGTCATCAGCTTCGTCATGAAGAAGCTGACCAGCGGTGGCGCGGCCGCTCCGCAGCAGGAGCAGGCCCCGGCCCCGCAGCAGCAGAGCGGCGGCGACGTCCTCGGCAGCATCCTGGGCAACATGCTCGGCGGCGGCAACCAGCAGGCCGGCGGCAACGCCGCGGGCAACGTGCTCGGCAGCATCCTGGGCGGCCTGCTCAAGGGCAAGTAG
- a CDS encoding succinic semialdehyde dehydrogenase, whose amino-acid sequence MPAPTQATFDRLRALAAIDHPEQRESRDVLEAFSGAKVTTIPVGTVEDVEKAFERARLAQKQWAARSAKDRAAVLLKFADLVNEHRAELMDMVQLETGKARQYAQEESLDVAMTARWYGKNAPKILAEKSTDGMLPVFTKTRVRYQPKGVVGVIAPWNYPITLAVSDGVAALAAGNAVVLKPDSQTPYCALAAVELLYQAGLPRDLFAVVPGPGGVVGTAIVERADYLMFTGSSATGATLAEQCGKRLIGFSAELGGKNPMVVTKDADIAHTADGAARAAFSNSGQLCISIERIYVEREIADEFARAFAERTAALALGAGYDFENEMGSLASKSQIDTVAAHVDDAVAKGATVLAGGKARPDLGPFFYEPTVLKDVPEEAVCFKSETFGPLVSIYPVDSIDEAVEKANDTEYGLNASVFAGSSKQAQEIAERINAGTVNINEGYAAAWGSTAAPMGGMGISGVGRRHGTEGLLKYCESKTIAQQRIIGIGGIKGVPRNVFLNVVPSAIKALKLIGR is encoded by the coding sequence ATGCCAGCACCTACCCAGGCCACGTTCGACCGTCTTCGCGCCCTCGCGGCGATCGACCACCCGGAGCAGCGCGAGTCGCGCGACGTCCTCGAGGCGTTCTCCGGCGCGAAGGTCACCACGATCCCGGTGGGCACGGTCGAGGATGTGGAGAAGGCCTTCGAGCGGGCCCGCCTCGCACAGAAGCAGTGGGCGGCCCGCAGCGCGAAGGATCGCGCGGCCGTGCTGCTGAAGTTCGCCGACCTGGTGAACGAGCACCGCGCCGAGCTCATGGACATGGTGCAGCTGGAGACCGGCAAGGCTCGACAGTACGCGCAGGAGGAGTCGCTGGACGTCGCGATGACGGCCCGCTGGTACGGCAAGAACGCGCCGAAGATCCTGGCGGAGAAGAGCACCGACGGCATGCTGCCGGTGTTCACCAAGACCCGCGTGCGCTACCAGCCCAAGGGCGTGGTCGGCGTGATCGCGCCGTGGAACTACCCGATCACCCTCGCGGTCTCCGACGGTGTCGCCGCGCTGGCCGCCGGCAACGCCGTCGTGCTCAAGCCCGACTCGCAGACCCCGTACTGCGCCCTCGCGGCCGTCGAGCTGCTGTACCAGGCCGGCCTGCCCCGCGACCTGTTCGCCGTGGTCCCCGGCCCCGGCGGCGTCGTGGGCACCGCGATCGTCGAGCGCGCCGACTACCTCATGTTCACCGGCTCCTCCGCCACCGGCGCCACGCTCGCCGAGCAGTGCGGCAAGCGCCTCATCGGCTTCTCCGCCGAGCTGGGCGGCAAGAATCCCATGGTGGTCACCAAGGACGCCGACATCGCGCACACGGCCGACGGTGCCGCCCGCGCCGCGTTCTCGAACTCGGGGCAGCTGTGCATCTCGATCGAGCGGATCTACGTCGAGCGGGAGATCGCCGACGAGTTCGCCCGCGCCTTCGCCGAGCGCACCGCCGCGCTCGCGCTGGGCGCCGGCTACGACTTCGAGAACGAGATGGGCTCGCTCGCGTCGAAGTCGCAGATCGACACCGTCGCCGCGCACGTGGACGACGCGGTCGCCAAGGGCGCGACGGTGCTCGCCGGCGGCAAGGCCCGCCCCGACCTCGGCCCGTTCTTCTACGAGCCGACCGTGCTCAAGGACGTGCCGGAGGAGGCCGTCTGCTTCAAGTCGGAGACCTTCGGCCCGCTGGTCTCGATCTACCCCGTCGACTCCATCGACGAGGCCGTCGAGAAGGCCAACGACACCGAGTACGGCCTCAACGCCAGCGTTTTCGCCGGATCGTCCAAGCAGGCCCAGGAGATCGCCGAGCGGATCAACGCCGGCACCGTCAACATCAACGAGGGCTACGCCGCCGCGTGGGGCTCCACCGCCGCGCCGATGGGCGGCATGGGCATCTCGGGCGTCGGCCGCCGCCACGGCACCGAGGGCCTGCTCAAGTACTGCGAGTCGAAGACCATCGCGCAGCAGCGGATCATCGGCATCGGCGGCATCAAGGGCGTGCCGCGCAACGTCTTCCTCAACGTCGTTCCGTCGGCGATCAAGGCGCTCAAGCTGATCGGCCGTTAG
- a CDS encoding MerR family transcriptional regulator has product MWSTREVAELAGTSLRTVRHYHDVGLLDEPARRSNGYKTYGVEHLVRLVWIRRMTGLGFSLAQIAAMDTDDVDDDAAAELDAKLAADIERLQAIREDLRALRTSTAPSDLPPGLSAAQRLSPADRKFSVVLAQLVGPARAEEYARMLTAHGRTVAGDDFDRLPADADDATIEDVVARLVPDVLRQVTDFPDLGVWSDEGGHDQRTAQRVLLAALTELYNPAQLQVLGRVAVAAAAARED; this is encoded by the coding sequence ATGTGGAGCACGCGCGAGGTCGCTGAGCTGGCGGGGACCAGCCTGCGCACCGTGCGGCACTACCACGACGTCGGGCTGCTGGACGAGCCCGCACGACGGTCCAACGGCTACAAGACCTACGGCGTCGAGCATCTCGTGCGGCTGGTGTGGATCCGCCGCATGACGGGGCTGGGTTTCAGCCTCGCGCAGATCGCCGCGATGGACACCGACGACGTGGACGACGACGCGGCCGCCGAGCTGGACGCGAAGCTGGCCGCCGACATCGAGCGGCTGCAGGCGATCCGCGAGGACCTGCGCGCGCTGCGCACGTCGACGGCGCCGTCGGACCTGCCGCCCGGGCTGTCGGCGGCCCAGCGCCTCTCCCCCGCCGACCGCAAGTTCAGCGTCGTGCTCGCCCAGCTGGTGGGCCCGGCGAGGGCCGAGGAGTACGCGCGGATGCTCACCGCGCACGGCCGCACCGTCGCGGGCGACGACTTCGACCGGCTGCCCGCCGACGCGGACGACGCGACGATCGAGGACGTGGTCGCGCGCCTCGTCCCCGACGTCCTGCGGCAGGTGACGGACTTCCCCGACCTGGGCGTCTGGTCCGACGAGGGCGGACACGATCAGCGCACCGCGCAGCGCGTCCTCCTCGCGGCGCTGACCGAGCTCTACAACCCGGCACAGTTGCAGGTCCTCGGGCGGGTCGCGGTGGCGGCCGCGGCCGCCCGCGAGGACTGA
- a CDS encoding RNA-binding S4 domain-containing protein encodes MMVRVSEAIDVTISDDVIRLGQFLKLAGLIDSGAEAKAVIADGEVTVNGEVDVRRGRQLAVGDVVEVFGRSARVAR; translated from the coding sequence ATGATGGTGCGCGTGAGTGAGGCGATCGACGTGACCATCTCCGACGATGTGATCCGGCTGGGGCAGTTCCTCAAGCTGGCGGGTCTCATCGACTCCGGGGCCGAGGCCAAGGCGGTGATCGCCGACGGCGAGGTCACGGTGAACGGCGAGGTCGACGTCCGCCGCGGCCGGCAGCTCGCGGTGGGTGACGTGGTGGAGGTCTTCGGGCGGTCCGCCCGCGTCGCGCGCTGA
- a CDS encoding alpha/beta fold hydrolase — MLLDLAGTRTHVVVDEPIAPASGPPVVLNSGLAGNWFDWDAVTELLTASRAIVRLDRPGYGLSDPWPDGAVPTLDSEVTRLRELLDALDIDSAVLVGHSMASFYVEAFLREFPDRTAGSVLLDGSVETSPRWVVPGEVRDAALLRSADAAAAVRMNLFGPLVHRMLGAGAPPPEYAEILSSEAYFRAAFLENGRYPVLAHELADLRERTPLPAGIPCTVAAAFAGRRTPWANHWLEQQRELADVLHAHYAVIAPSGHQAMVDQPAQTAALILDATSRPGEPAGPTR, encoded by the coding sequence GTGCTGCTCGATCTGGCGGGTACCCGCACCCACGTGGTGGTCGACGAACCGATCGCCCCGGCGAGCGGCCCACCCGTCGTGCTCAACTCCGGCCTGGCCGGGAACTGGTTCGACTGGGACGCCGTCACGGAACTCCTGACCGCGAGCCGCGCCATCGTCCGGCTGGACCGGCCCGGGTACGGCCTCTCCGATCCTTGGCCCGACGGTGCCGTCCCCACCCTGGACTCCGAGGTCACCCGCCTGCGCGAGCTGCTGGACGCGCTGGACATCGACTCGGCCGTGCTGGTCGGGCACTCCATGGCGAGCTTCTACGTCGAGGCCTTCCTCCGCGAATTCCCCGACCGGACAGCGGGATCCGTCCTCCTCGACGGCAGCGTCGAGACCTCACCGCGATGGGTCGTGCCGGGCGAGGTACGCGACGCCGCTCTCCTCCGGTCGGCCGATGCGGCGGCCGCGGTGCGGATGAACCTGTTCGGCCCGCTGGTCCACCGGATGCTGGGCGCGGGCGCGCCACCGCCCGAGTACGCCGAGATCCTCAGTTCCGAGGCGTACTTCCGGGCCGCCTTCCTGGAGAACGGCCGCTACCCGGTGCTGGCGCACGAGCTGGCGGATCTGCGGGAGCGGACGCCCCTCCCGGCCGGCATCCCGTGCACCGTGGCCGCGGCGTTCGCGGGCAGGCGCACTCCGTGGGCGAATCACTGGTTGGAGCAGCAACGGGAACTAGCCGACGTGCTGCACGCGCACTACGCCGTGATCGCGCCGAGCGGGCATCAGGCCATGGTCGATCAGCCCGCGCAGACGGCGGCGCTGATCCTGGACGCGACTAGCCGGCCCGGAGAACCCGCAGGTCCGACGCGGTGA
- a CDS encoding glutamate synthase subunit beta: MADPQGFLKNNSRELPVRRPVPLRLLDWNEVYKPFDGTTLRKQASRCMDCGIPFCHNGCPLGNLIPEWNTLAYKGRWYDGIERLHATNNFPEFTGRLCPAPCEASCVLGINQDPVTIKQVEVELIDKAFDEGWVSPQHPTKLTGKKIAVVGSGPAGLAAAQQLTRGGHTVTVYERADRIGGLLRYGIPEFKMEKRHIDRRLAQMNAEGTVFKTGVNVGVDVTVEQLREDFDAVVLANGATVWRDLPIPGRELDGIHQAMEFLPWANRAAVGDDVLDENGLPPLHAKDKKVVIIGGGDTGADCLGTSLRQGATSVHQFEIMPVPPRERAESTPWPTYPLMYRISSAHEEGGERVFSVSTEEFVGEDGKVTGLKAYEVKMEGGRFEKVEGTDFTLEADLVLLAMGFVGPQRDDLLDKLGVEYSERGNVARGDDFQSTVPGVFVAGDAGRGQSLIVWAIAEGRSAAAAVDRFLMGDTALPAPIVPTAAPQR, from the coding sequence GTGGCTGATCCGCAAGGCTTTCTGAAGAACAACTCGCGTGAGCTGCCGGTTCGCCGGCCGGTCCCGCTCCGGCTCCTGGACTGGAACGAGGTCTACAAGCCCTTCGACGGGACCACCCTGCGCAAGCAGGCCTCTCGGTGCATGGACTGCGGTATCCCGTTCTGCCACAACGGCTGCCCGCTGGGGAACCTGATCCCCGAGTGGAACACGCTGGCGTACAAGGGCCGCTGGTACGACGGCATCGAGCGGCTGCACGCCACGAACAACTTCCCGGAGTTCACCGGGCGGCTGTGCCCCGCGCCGTGCGAGGCGTCGTGCGTGCTCGGCATCAACCAGGATCCCGTCACGATCAAGCAGGTCGAGGTCGAGCTCATCGACAAGGCCTTCGACGAGGGCTGGGTCTCGCCGCAGCACCCGACCAAGCTGACCGGCAAGAAGATCGCCGTCGTCGGCTCGGGTCCGGCGGGCCTCGCCGCGGCGCAGCAGCTGACCCGCGGCGGCCACACGGTGACCGTCTACGAACGCGCCGACCGCATCGGCGGCCTGCTCCGCTACGGCATCCCCGAGTTCAAGATGGAGAAGCGGCACATCGATCGCCGCCTCGCCCAGATGAACGCCGAGGGCACCGTCTTCAAGACCGGCGTGAACGTGGGCGTCGACGTGACCGTCGAGCAGCTCCGCGAGGACTTCGACGCGGTCGTGCTCGCCAACGGCGCCACCGTCTGGCGCGACCTGCCGATCCCCGGCCGCGAGCTGGACGGCATCCACCAGGCGATGGAGTTCCTGCCGTGGGCCAACCGCGCCGCGGTCGGCGACGACGTCCTCGACGAGAACGGCCTGCCGCCGCTGCACGCCAAGGACAAGAAGGTCGTCATCATCGGCGGCGGCGACACCGGCGCCGACTGCCTCGGCACCTCGCTGCGCCAGGGCGCGACCAGCGTGCACCAGTTCGAGATCATGCCGGTCCCGCCGCGCGAGCGCGCCGAGTCGACCCCGTGGCCGACCTACCCGCTCATGTACCGCATCAGCTCGGCCCACGAGGAGGGCGGCGAGCGCGTCTTCTCCGTGAGCACCGAGGAGTTCGTGGGCGAGGACGGCAAGGTCACCGGCCTCAAGGCCTACGAGGTCAAGATGGAGGGCGGTCGCTTCGAGAAGGTCGAGGGCACCGACTTCACCCTCGAGGCCGACCTCGTGCTGCTCGCCATGGGCTTCGTGGGTCCGCAGCGCGACGACCTGCTCGACAAGCTCGGCGTCGAGTACAGCGAGCGCGGCAACGTCGCCCGCGGTGACGACTTCCAGTCGACGGTGCCGGGCGTCTTCGTCGCCGGCGACGCCGGCCGCGGCCAGTCGCTCATCGTGTGGGCCATCGCGGAGGGCCGCAGCGCCGCGGCCGCCGTCGACCGGTTCCTCATGGGCGACACCGCGCTGCCCGCGCCGATCGTCCCCACCGCCGCGCCGCAGCGGTAG
- the gltB gene encoding glutamate synthase large subunit, producing the protein MSRFVPPGPQGLYHPANEHDACGVAFVVDMHGRKSRDIVDKAITALVNLEHRGAAGAEPNTGDGAGILIQVPDRFFREVVDFELPHQGAYATGIAFLPQAAAEATRAAEGVERIVAEEGLSVLGWRDQPTDDGSLGALARDAMPTMRQVFIAGTDADGAPLSGMDLERRCFVIRKRVERELGTDGAGAGSQGEESVYFPSLSGQTFVYKGMLTTPQLRGFFVDLQDERVESALGLVHSRFSTNTFPSWPLAHPYRRVAHNGEINTVNGNENWMRAREALLDVSAFGEDAGDKIFPICTEGGSDTARFDEVLELLHLGGRSLPHAVLMMIPEAWERHQDMDPARRAFYEYHSSLMEPWDGPASVCFTDGTVIGAVLDRNGLRPSRIWVTKDGLVVLGSEVGVLDIDHADVVYKTRLQPGRMFLVDTAQGRIVSDEEIKGELAAAEPYQEWLDEGLLRLKDLPDRPHTVMAHDRVTQRQQMFGYTTEELDLLLTPMAKTGAEAIGSMGTDTPVAVLSLRPRLLFDYFQQLFAQVTNPPLDAIREEIVTALGGTIGSESDLLNPAAISCRQIHLEQPILNNDELQKLVKVNDDGTLPEFRSVVIPGLYHVAEGGKGLREALDTVRTQVSEAIDGGARLIVLSDRNSDRLLAPIPSLLLTSAVHHHLVRERSRTKVGLIVESGDAREVHHMAALIGCGAAAVNPYMAFATIEDMHIRGELNGTPLEKLNANYVKAAGKGVLKVMSKMGISTLASYTGAQLFQVIGLSQDVVDEFFTGLQSQLDGIGLDEIAADVAARHKRAMNDRPEELAHRELEVGGEYQWRREGEYHLFNPDTVFKLQHATRTGQYKVFKEYTKLVDDQSERLASLRGLFRFQSDRPSISIDEVEPASEIVKRFSTGAMSYGSISAEAHETLAIAMNRLGGRSNSGEGGEDPRRFTPDENGDFRRSAIKQVASGRFGVTSHYLSNCTDIQIKMAQGAKPGEGGQLPPHKVYPWVAEVRGSTPGVGLISPPPHHDIYSIEDLAQLIHDLKNANPQARIHVKLVSEIGVGTVAAGVSKAHADVVLISGHDGGTGATPLTSVKHAGAPWEIGLAETQQTLLLNGLRDRIVVQVDGQLKTGRDVIIAALLGGEEFGFATAPLVVSGCIMMRVCHLDTCPVGVATQNPVLRRRFTGKPEFVENFFLYIAEEVRELLAELGFRTLQEAVGQSQILDTTAAQAHWGDAKAGKLDLSPILAQVDSPFMKQDLFCSQPQDHGLEKALDQQLISQARVAVETGAPVTIETPISNVNRTVGTMLGHEVTKAHGADGLPEDTIDITFKGSAGNSFGAFVPKGVTLRLEGDANDFVGKGLSGGKIIVRPARNAPEEFVAADNIIAGNVILFGATAGEVYLNGKAGERFAVRNSGAVAVVEGVGDHGCEYMTGGRVVVLGDTGRNFGAGMSGGVAYVYNADGQFERDLNTELVELESLDEADLEFVHGAVTKHYDYTDSAVAARVLANWPRERQLFAKVMPRDYKRVLTAIKRAELDGRNIDDAVMEAARG; encoded by the coding sequence ATGAGCCGATTCGTCCCCCCGGGCCCCCAGGGCCTGTACCACCCCGCGAACGAGCATGACGCCTGTGGCGTCGCCTTCGTGGTGGACATGCACGGACGCAAGTCCCGGGACATCGTCGACAAGGCCATCACCGCCCTGGTCAACCTCGAGCACCGCGGCGCCGCGGGCGCCGAGCCCAACACCGGCGACGGCGCGGGCATCCTCATCCAGGTCCCGGACCGCTTCTTCCGCGAGGTCGTGGACTTCGAGCTGCCCCACCAGGGCGCGTACGCCACGGGCATCGCCTTCCTTCCGCAGGCCGCCGCCGAGGCGACCAGGGCCGCCGAGGGCGTCGAGCGCATCGTCGCCGAGGAGGGCCTGTCGGTCCTGGGCTGGCGCGACCAGCCCACCGACGACGGCTCGCTGGGCGCGCTGGCCCGCGACGCCATGCCCACCATGCGTCAGGTCTTCATCGCCGGCACGGACGCCGACGGTGCCCCCCTCTCGGGCATGGATCTCGAGCGCCGCTGCTTCGTGATCCGCAAGCGGGTCGAGCGCGAGCTCGGGACCGACGGTGCCGGCGCGGGCTCGCAGGGCGAGGAGTCGGTGTACTTCCCGTCGCTGTCCGGCCAGACCTTCGTCTACAAGGGCATGCTGACCACCCCGCAGCTGCGGGGCTTCTTCGTGGACCTGCAGGACGAGCGTGTCGAGTCGGCCCTCGGCCTGGTGCACTCGCGCTTCTCCACCAACACCTTCCCGAGCTGGCCGCTCGCGCACCCGTATCGTCGCGTGGCCCACAACGGTGAGATCAACACCGTCAACGGCAACGAGAACTGGATGCGCGCCCGCGAGGCGCTGCTCGACGTCTCGGCCTTCGGCGAGGACGCCGGCGACAAGATCTTCCCGATCTGCACCGAGGGCGGCTCCGACACCGCGCGCTTCGATGAGGTGCTCGAGCTCCTGCACCTCGGCGGTCGCAGCCTGCCGCACGCCGTCCTGATGATGATCCCCGAGGCGTGGGAGCGGCACCAGGACATGGACCCGGCCCGCCGGGCGTTCTACGAGTACCACTCCTCGCTCATGGAGCCGTGGGACGGACCGGCCTCGGTCTGCTTCACCGACGGCACCGTCATCGGCGCCGTGCTCGACCGCAACGGCCTGCGCCCCTCGCGCATCTGGGTCACCAAGGACGGCCTCGTCGTGCTCGGTTCCGAGGTGGGCGTGCTCGACATCGACCACGCCGATGTGGTCTACAAGACCCGCCTGCAGCCGGGCCGCATGTTCCTCGTGGACACCGCGCAGGGCCGCATCGTCTCCGACGAGGAGATCAAGGGCGAGCTCGCAGCCGCCGAGCCCTACCAGGAGTGGCTCGACGAGGGCCTGCTGCGCCTGAAGGACCTGCCGGACCGCCCCCACACCGTGATGGCGCACGATCGGGTCACGCAGCGGCAGCAGATGTTCGGCTACACCACCGAAGAGCTGGACCTCCTGCTCACCCCGATGGCGAAGACCGGGGCCGAGGCCATCGGCTCCATGGGTACCGACACCCCCGTCGCCGTGCTCTCGCTGCGCCCGCGCCTGCTGTTCGACTACTTCCAGCAGCTCTTCGCGCAGGTGACCAACCCGCCGCTGGACGCGATCCGCGAGGAGATCGTGACCGCGCTGGGCGGCACGATCGGCAGCGAGTCCGACCTGCTCAACCCCGCGGCGATCAGCTGCCGACAGATCCACCTCGAGCAGCCGATCCTCAACAACGACGAGCTGCAGAAGCTGGTCAAGGTCAACGACGACGGCACCCTGCCCGAGTTCCGGTCCGTGGTGATCCCGGGCCTGTACCACGTGGCCGAGGGCGGCAAGGGCCTGCGCGAGGCGCTGGACACCGTGCGCACCCAGGTCTCCGAGGCCATCGACGGCGGCGCGCGCCTGATCGTCCTGTCGGACCGCAACTCCGACCGGCTGCTGGCGCCGATCCCGTCGCTGCTGCTGACCTCCGCCGTGCACCACCACCTGGTGCGCGAGCGCAGCCGCACCAAGGTCGGCCTCATCGTGGAGTCGGGCGACGCCCGCGAGGTGCACCACATGGCGGCCCTCATCGGCTGCGGCGCCGCGGCGGTCAACCCGTACATGGCCTTCGCGACCATCGAGGACATGCACATCCGCGGCGAGCTCAACGGCACCCCGCTGGAGAAGCTCAACGCCAACTACGTCAAGGCGGCCGGCAAGGGCGTGCTCAAGGTGATGTCCAAGATGGGCATCTCCACGCTGGCCTCGTACACCGGCGCCCAGCTGTTCCAGGTGATCGGCCTCTCGCAGGACGTCGTCGACGAGTTCTTCACCGGCCTGCAGAGCCAGCTCGACGGCATCGGCCTCGACGAGATCGCCGCCGACGTCGCCGCGCGGCACAAGCGCGCCATGAACGACCGCCCCGAGGAGCTGGCGCACCGCGAGCTCGAGGTGGGCGGCGAGTACCAGTGGCGCCGCGAGGGCGAGTACCACCTGTTCAACCCGGACACCGTCTTCAAGCTCCAGCACGCCACGCGCACCGGGCAGTACAAGGTGTTCAAGGAGTACACGAAGCTGGTCGACGACCAGAGCGAGCGGCTCGCGTCGCTGCGCGGCCTGTTCCGCTTCCAGAGCGACCGCCCGTCGATCTCCATCGACGAGGTGGAGCCCGCGAGCGAGATCGTCAAGCGCTTCTCGACCGGCGCGATGAGCTACGGCTCGATCTCGGCCGAGGCGCACGAGACGCTGGCCATCGCCATGAACCGCCTCGGCGGCCGCTCGAACTCCGGTGAGGGCGGCGAGGATCCGCGGCGTTTCACGCCCGACGAGAACGGCGACTTCCGCCGCTCGGCGATCAAGCAGGTCGCCTCGGGCCGGTTCGGCGTGACCTCGCACTACCTGAGCAACTGCACCGACATCCAGATCAAGATGGCGCAGGGCGCGAAGCCCGGCGAAGGCGGCCAGCTGCCCCCGCACAAGGTGTACCCGTGGGTCGCCGAGGTCCGCGGCTCGACGCCCGGCGTCGGCCTGATCTCGCCGCCGCCGCACCACGACATCTACTCGATCGAGGACCTGGCGCAGCTGATCCACGACCTGAAGAACGCGAACCCGCAGGCGCGGATTCACGTGAAACTGGTCTCGGAGATCGGCGTCGGCACCGTCGCCGCCGGCGTCTCCAAGGCGCACGCCGACGTGGTGCTCATCTCGGGCCACGACGGCGGCACCGGCGCCACCCCGCTGACCTCGGTCAAGCACGCGGGCGCCCCCTGGGAGATCGGCCTCGCCGAGACCCAGCAGACGCTGCTGCTCAACGGCCTCCGCGACCGCATCGTCGTGCAGGTCGACGGCCAGCTCAAGACCGGCCGCGACGTCATCATCGCCGCCCTGCTCGGCGGCGAGGAGTTCGGCTTCGCGACCGCCCCGCTGGTGGTCTCGGGCTGCATCATGATGCGCGTCTGCCACCTGGACACCTGCCCCGTGGGCGTGGCGACTCAGAACCCGGTGCTGCGGCGCCGGTTCACCGGCAAGCCCGAGTTCGTGGAGAACTTCTTCCTCTACATCGCCGAGGAGGTGCGCGAGCTGCTCGCCGAGCTGGGCTTCCGCACCCTGCAGGAGGCCGTCGGCCAGTCGCAGATCCTCGACACCACCGCGGCGCAGGCCCACTGGGGCGACGCCAAGGCGGGCAAGCTGGACCTCTCGCCGATCCTGGCGCAGGTCGATTCGCCGTTCATGAAGCAGGACCTGTTCTGCAGCCAGCCGCAGGACCACGGCCTCGAGAAGGCCCTGGACCAGCAGCTGATCTCGCAGGCGCGGGTCGCCGTGGAGACCGGCGCGCCGGTCACCATCGAGACGCCGATCTCGAACGTCAACCGCACGGTGGGCACGATGCTGGGCCACGAGGTGACCAAGGCGCACGGCGCCGACGGTCTCCCCGAGGACACCATCGACATCACCTTCAAGGGCAGCGCGGGCAACAGCTTCGGCGCCTTCGTGCCGAAGGGCGTCACGCTGCGCCTCGAGGGCGACGCCAACGACTTCGTCGGCAAGGGCCTCTCGGGCGGCAAGATCATCGTCCGCCCGGCGCGCAACGCCCCGGAGGAGTTCGTCGCCGCGGACAACATCATCGCGGGCAACGTGATCCTCTTCGGCGCCACCGCCGGCGAGGTCTACCTCAACGGCAAGGCGGGCGAGCGGTTCGCGGTGCGTAACTCGGGCGCCGTCGCGGTGGTCGAGGGCGTGGGCGACCACGGCTGCGAGTACATGACCGGTGGCCGCGTGGTGGTCCTCGGTGACACGGGCCGCAACTTCGGCGCCGGCATGTCCGGCGGCGTGGCCTACGTGTACAACGCCGACGGCCAGTTCGAGCGCGACCTCAACACCGAACTGGTGGAGCTGGAGTCGCTCGACGAGGCCGACCTCGAGTTCGTGCACGGTGCGGTCACCAAGCACTACGACTACACGGACTCCGCCGTCGCGGCGCGGGTCCTGGCCAACTGGCCCCGGGAGCGTCAGCTCTTCGCCAAGGTGATGCCGCGCGACTACAAGCGCGTCCTCACCGCCATCAAGCGCGCCGAACTCGACGGCCGCAACATCGACGACGCAGTGATGGAGGCCGCTCGTGGCTGA